A part of Cytophagales bacterium genomic DNA contains:
- the hemC gene encoding hydroxymethylbilane synthase, producing the protein MPKTIKIGTRGSKLALWQASYVADKLKAGGLNTEIITIETKGDKILNKTIAKIGNKGVFTEELEEKLKDGKIDIAVHSAKDMLSGLDDELEIIAFTEREMVNDVLVSYDKSISLQDRTRNITIGTSAVRRIAMLKHYFPHVRIINIRGNLQTRFEKLENGHCDALILAYAGVHRMGYKDYIVEKLPDDTFTPAVGQGALAIEAARSLDYDTRQTIKAFTNHAETEYCLIAERSFLKTIEGGCSVPVFALAKLSDNYLTISGGIISLDGKELIKEQTSGSIKNCEETGKMLANKVLGKGGGRIIEEIKRFVN; encoded by the coding sequence ATGCCCAAAACAATAAAAATCGGTACACGAGGCAGCAAACTGGCGCTATGGCAGGCAAGTTACGTGGCTGATAAATTAAAAGCAGGTGGGCTGAATACTGAGATCATCACCATTGAAACAAAAGGAGATAAGATACTCAATAAAACAATAGCCAAAATAGGGAATAAAGGTGTTTTTACAGAAGAATTAGAAGAGAAGCTCAAAGATGGAAAAATTGATATTGCTGTGCACAGCGCAAAAGATATGCTGAGCGGGCTGGATGATGAACTTGAGATCATTGCTTTTACTGAAAGGGAAATGGTAAATGATGTGTTAGTGAGCTATGATAAAAGCATTTCTTTACAGGATAGAACAAGAAACATTACTATTGGAACTTCTGCCGTGAGGAGGATTGCGATGCTCAAACATTACTTTCCTCATGTAAGAATAATAAATATCAGAGGTAACTTACAAACCAGATTTGAAAAACTAGAGAATGGTCATTGTGATGCACTTATATTAGCTTATGCAGGTGTTCACAGAATGGGTTATAAGGATTATATTGTTGAAAAATTGCCGGACGATACGTTTACGCCTGCTGTTGGCCAGGGTGCGCTTGCTATTGAAGCAGCGAGATCACTGGACTATGATACAAGACAAACGATCAAGGCATTTACCAATCACGCTGAAACTGAATATTGTTTAATCGCAGAAAGGTCATTTTTAAAAACAATAGAAGGTGGCTGCAGCGTGCCTGTGTTTGCGTTAGCAAAATTATCAGATAATTACCTGACCATTAGCGGAGGTATTATCAGCTTAGATGGTAAAGAACTCATAAAAGAACAAACCTCGGGAAGTATAAAAAATTGTGAGGAAACAGGTAAAATGTTAGCAAATAAAGTTTTGGGAAAAGGGGGAGGGAGGATAATTGAGGAAATTAAAAGATTTGTAAATTAG
- a CDS encoding tetratricopeptide repeat protein, with amino-acid sequence MHKLKKIINITFLFIVIPILAFSQPADTVLASQYFQKALTLQRTARYDSSIYYFQKASELYLHCTTVGVDSLFPTEYPEAQADGKENLATNEAIWAKYVICCWRMGWNYMLKAQYTKAFKHVAKGLESGLEILGNEHRVVGECYHAFGTLYYFKGQYDEALECHQKALNIKLKTFGRTHNSVATSYNNIAIVYRVKGDYGTAIEYYQQSLRIFVNTFGRNHISTAKIYNNIGNVYFMMLDNDKAMEYYQQSLDIKLKILDKDHPSLATSYNNLGAVYTLKGDYERAMKYHKQALNIRLNKFGMDHPVMAQSYINIGGIYAEKGDKEKTLEYFNISLKIRLNTLGSYHPRVGQCFNVFGDLYRKTAAESLSADSAVVEYKKAIQYYQKAIGALVAPSPKLKKQGTGTHYKTIYENPVIPTIYDVKEGRNTINSNVVLKDALMWKAEVFYKIWLIKSRN; translated from the coding sequence ATGCATAAATTAAAAAAAATCATTAATATAACATTTCTTTTTATTGTTATACCTATATTAGCTTTCAGCCAACCTGCTGATACAGTTTTAGCCAGCCAATATTTTCAAAAAGCATTAACACTCCAGAGAACCGCCCGATACGACAGCTCTATTTACTATTTTCAAAAAGCTAGTGAGCTGTATCTTCACTGTACGACTGTAGGGGTAGATAGCCTGTTTCCTACCGAGTACCCGGAGGCACAGGCAGACGGAAAGGAGAATCTTGCTACGAATGAAGCCATCTGGGCAAAGTATGTTATATGTTGCTGGAGAATGGGGTGGAATTACATGTTAAAAGCTCAATATACCAAAGCATTTAAACACGTAGCAAAAGGACTCGAATCGGGACTCGAAATATTAGGCAATGAACATAGAGTTGTTGGAGAATGTTATCATGCTTTCGGAACGTTATATTATTTTAAAGGACAATATGATGAAGCCCTGGAATGTCATCAGAAAGCATTAAACATAAAGCTTAAAACTTTTGGTAGAACACATAATAGTGTGGCTACAAGCTATAATAATATTGCAATTGTTTATCGTGTCAAAGGCGATTATGGAACAGCAATAGAATATTATCAGCAATCATTAAGAATTTTCGTTAATACTTTTGGCAGAAACCATATTTCTACAGCTAAAATCTATAATAATATTGGAAATGTGTATTTTATGATGCTTGATAATGATAAGGCGATGGAATATTATCAGCAATCATTGGATATAAAACTTAAAATTCTTGACAAAGACCATCCTTCTTTAGCTACCAGCTATAATAACCTGGGAGCTGTTTATACATTAAAAGGCGATTATGAAAGAGCTATGAAATATCATAAGCAAGCATTGAACATACGGCTTAATAAATTTGGTATGGATCATCCTGTTATGGCCCAAAGCTATATAAATATAGGTGGTATCTATGCTGAAAAAGGAGATAAGGAAAAGACACTTGAATATTTTAATATATCATTAAAAATCAGATTAAATACATTAGGTTCATATCATCCGCGTGTGGGGCAATGTTTTAATGTATTTGGTGATCTTTATCGAAAAACAGCAGCAGAATCCCTTTCAGCAGATTCTGCTGTGGTTGAATATAAAAAGGCAATTCAATATTACCAGAAGGCAATCGGGGCTTTGGTGGCTCCATCACCCAAGCTAAAGAAGCAGGGCACCGGCACGCACTACAAAACCATCTATGAAAACCCGGTGATACCTACTATTTATGATGTAAAGGAAGGAAGGAATACGATCAATTCCAATGTGGTGCTGAAGGATGCGCTGATGTGGAAGGCGGAAGTATTCTATAAAATATGGCTGATAAAAAGCAGAAATTAA
- a CDS encoding peptidylprolyl isomerase gives MVRIKKQLSFILIALLAINTSCAQEESKYEKLITISTQFGEMKIILFDETPKHKENFIKLAEEGFYDSTLFHRIINGFMIQGGDPDSKNAKPGQVLGNGDVGYRIPAEFNEKLFHKKGAVAAARDNNPQKESSGCQFYIVHGTVVTNQQLNGFEKRTRKKFSDAQRKAYTTIGGSPHLDGGYTVFGEVIAGIEIVDKIATQPKDNRDRPLKDITMNVRVEKMKKKKITKNYDYEFKTDGN, from the coding sequence ATGGTCCGTATAAAAAAACAGTTGTCCTTCATATTGATTGCTTTATTAGCAATAAACACTTCCTGCGCTCAGGAGGAATCAAAATATGAAAAATTGATTACCATCTCCACGCAATTCGGAGAGATGAAAATCATCTTATTTGACGAAACCCCAAAACACAAAGAAAACTTTATCAAGCTTGCAGAAGAAGGTTTCTATGATTCAACCCTTTTTCATCGTATAATTAACGGTTTTATGATACAAGGGGGTGATCCCGATTCAAAAAACGCAAAGCCGGGTCAGGTCTTAGGAAATGGTGATGTAGGCTATAGGATACCGGCAGAATTCAATGAAAAACTATTCCATAAAAAAGGTGCCGTAGCTGCAGCAAGAGATAATAATCCGCAAAAAGAATCCAGTGGCTGCCAGTTTTATATAGTTCATGGGACTGTTGTTACAAATCAGCAATTAAACGGTTTTGAAAAAAGAACAAGGAAAAAGTTTTCTGATGCACAACGAAAAGCTTATACAACCATCGGTGGCAGCCCTCATTTAGACGGTGGATATACTGTGTTTGGTGAAGTAATTGCCGGCATTGAAATAGTAGATAAAATTGCCACACAACCCAAGGATAATCGCGACCGGCCCCTCAAAGATATCACGATGAATGTTAGAGTAGAAAAAATGAAAAAGAAAAAAATAACGAAAAATTACGATTATGAATTTAAAACTGATGGCAATTGA